A stretch of the Streptomyces ortus genome encodes the following:
- a CDS encoding PmoA family protein: protein MNDESLVLRVAGRPVGRYVTRPALAPTLSPRPYLHPVTTLAGTAVTELSPADHLHHLGVGVAVPDVEGHNFWGGRTFVRDRGPTELANHGAQRHTAFQLRDPDGFVQELRWVAAGAELLRERRTVAATELTDTAWALDFTFSLTNTTSAPLSIGSPATNGRPGAAYGGFFWRARKEAEPPAVFTADTEGEDAAHGTRAGWVALAGDGWTLVFAGATDRTRRDPWFVRGTEYPGVGSSLAPEERLPVPAGETVVRRVVTVVADGRLDRAEAAALVRKAVSP, encoded by the coding sequence ATGAACGACGAGTCGCTGGTCCTGCGCGTCGCGGGCCGCCCGGTCGGCCGTTACGTGACCCGGCCCGCACTGGCCCCGACGCTGTCACCGCGTCCGTACCTCCATCCCGTCACCACCCTGGCCGGCACGGCTGTCACCGAGCTCAGCCCCGCCGACCACCTCCATCACCTCGGCGTCGGTGTAGCCGTTCCCGACGTCGAGGGTCACAACTTCTGGGGCGGGCGCACCTTCGTACGCGACCGGGGGCCGACCGAGCTGGCCAACCACGGCGCCCAGCGGCACACGGCGTTCCAGCTGCGCGACCCGGACGGCTTCGTGCAGGAGCTGCGCTGGGTCGCCGCCGGAGCCGAGCTGCTGCGGGAACGGCGTACCGTCGCGGCGACCGAACTCACCGACACCGCCTGGGCGCTGGACTTCACCTTCTCGCTCACCAACACCACCTCCGCACCCCTGTCGATCGGCAGCCCGGCGACCAACGGCCGGCCCGGCGCGGCCTACGGAGGCTTCTTCTGGCGGGCCCGCAAGGAGGCCGAGCCGCCCGCCGTGTTCACTGCGGACACCGAGGGCGAGGACGCGGCGCACGGCACCCGCGCCGGCTGGGTGGCGCTCGCGGGGGACGGCTGGACGCTGGTGTTCGCCGGGGCCACCGACCGCACCCGCCGCGACCCGTGGTTCGTGCGCGGCACCGAGTATCCGGGCGTCGGCTCGTCCCTGGCCCCCGAGGAGCGGCTGCCGGTCCCGGCGGGGGAGACCGTCGTACGCCGGGTCGTCACCGTGGTCGCCGACGGCCGCCTCGACCGGGCCGAGGCGGCGGCACTCGTCCGAAAGGCAGTGAGTCCATGA
- a CDS encoding Gfo/Idh/MocA family protein, translating into MSGHGGPLPVVLAGARGHGRWHLQNIRRLQDKGVVRLAGICELTPLTPAELAGFFTPVAGELPLQSPDFGSLLDSTGAAIAVICTPIPTHTDLALTAAARGVHLLLEKPPAPSYAEFRRMADGVAAAGVVCQIGFQSMGSHAVPAIRELIAKGTIGRVHGIGGAGAWGRAEEYYRRAPWAGRRRMNGSDVVDGVLTNPLAHAVATALALDGATRAEDVAGIETELLRANDIESDDTSCVRVTTTGGNRITVAATLCAERPDEPYVLVHGDGGRITFWYKQDRVLVQRSGHGPQELTYGRTDLLENLVEHLEGRAGLLVAPDGTGAFMKVVEAIRRAPDPVALPRDAWYLDADENRRVVAGVDGLVAAAADTLALYSELGASWALSKEVST; encoded by the coding sequence ATGAGCGGCCACGGGGGACCTCTTCCCGTCGTCCTGGCGGGCGCCCGCGGGCACGGCCGCTGGCATCTGCAGAACATCCGCCGCCTCCAGGACAAGGGAGTGGTGCGGCTCGCGGGGATCTGCGAGCTGACCCCGCTCACCCCGGCGGAACTGGCCGGCTTCTTCACCCCAGTTGCCGGTGAACTCCCTTTGCAGTCACCCGACTTCGGGTCCCTGCTCGACTCCACCGGTGCCGCGATCGCCGTGATCTGCACGCCCATCCCCACCCACACCGACCTGGCGCTGACGGCCGCCGCCAGGGGCGTGCACCTGCTCCTGGAGAAGCCGCCGGCCCCGTCGTACGCCGAGTTCCGCCGGATGGCCGACGGGGTCGCGGCGGCCGGGGTGGTGTGCCAGATCGGCTTCCAGTCGATGGGCTCGCACGCCGTTCCCGCGATCCGGGAGCTGATCGCGAAGGGCACCATCGGCCGTGTGCACGGCATCGGCGGGGCCGGGGCCTGGGGCCGCGCCGAGGAGTACTACCGCCGCGCGCCCTGGGCGGGACGGCGCCGGATGAACGGGTCCGACGTCGTCGACGGCGTCCTGACGAACCCCCTCGCGCACGCCGTGGCCACCGCCCTCGCACTGGACGGCGCCACCCGCGCCGAGGACGTCGCCGGCATCGAGACCGAGCTGCTGCGCGCCAACGACATCGAGTCCGACGACACCTCCTGCGTCCGCGTCACCACCACCGGCGGCAACCGGATCACCGTCGCCGCGACCCTGTGCGCCGAACGCCCCGACGAGCCGTACGTCCTCGTGCACGGCGACGGCGGGCGCATCACCTTCTGGTACAAGCAGGACCGCGTCCTCGTCCAGCGCTCGGGGCACGGCCCGCAGGAGCTCACGTACGGCAGGACCGATCTGCTGGAGAACCTGGTCGAGCATCTCGAAGGCCGGGCCGGGCTGCTGGTCGCGCCCGACGGGACGGGCGCCTTCATGAAGGTCGTCGAGGCGATCCGGCGGGCGCCGGACCCGGTCGCGCTGCCCCGGGACGCCTGGTACCTCGACGCCGACGAGAACCGTCGGGTCGTGGCCGGGGTCGACGGACTCGTGGCCGCCGCCGCCGACACCCTCGCCCTCTACTCCGAGCTGGGCGCCTCGTGGGCACTGTCGAAAGAGGTGAGCACCTGA
- a CDS encoding carbohydrate ABC transporter permease, which translates to MPAEQSAPVADEPPQRPRKGRRAWDEAPRWQIYLPLGIYLVFTLVPFYWILLFALRPTGSTSLVPWPMTFEHFDKVWNDRSFGTYFENSVYVGLATLFMTTLVALAGGYALARFDFRIKRAFMLALLCSQFVPGALLLVPLFQIFAELQMINSLGSVIIAETVFQLPLSMILISGFIRNVPYTLEEAAWVDGCNRFTGFRVVVLPLLRPGLIAVGSFAFVHSWNHFLFALMFLSNQEKQTIPVGLNSLMSADSVDLGALAAGGIVAAVPVVIVFAFIQKWLITGFSAGAVKG; encoded by the coding sequence ATTCCGGCGGAGCAGTCCGCACCGGTGGCCGACGAACCGCCGCAGCGCCCCCGCAAGGGCAGGCGCGCCTGGGACGAGGCCCCGCGCTGGCAGATCTACCTCCCGCTCGGCATCTACCTCGTCTTCACCCTCGTCCCCTTCTACTGGATCCTGCTCTTCGCCCTGCGGCCGACCGGCTCCACCTCGCTCGTGCCCTGGCCGATGACGTTCGAGCACTTCGACAAGGTGTGGAACGACCGCAGCTTCGGCACGTACTTCGAGAACAGCGTGTACGTCGGCCTCGCCACGCTCTTCATGACGACCCTCGTCGCCCTGGCCGGCGGCTACGCCCTGGCCCGCTTCGACTTCAGGATCAAGCGCGCCTTCATGCTGGCACTGCTCTGCTCGCAGTTCGTGCCGGGTGCGCTGCTCCTGGTGCCGCTGTTCCAGATCTTCGCCGAACTGCAGATGATCAACTCGCTGGGCAGCGTCATCATCGCCGAGACCGTCTTCCAGCTGCCGCTGTCGATGATCCTGATCAGCGGCTTCATCCGGAACGTGCCGTACACCCTCGAAGAGGCCGCCTGGGTCGACGGCTGCAACCGCTTCACCGGCTTCCGGGTCGTGGTCCTGCCGCTGCTGCGGCCCGGCCTGATCGCGGTCGGCTCCTTCGCCTTCGTGCACTCCTGGAACCACTTCCTGTTCGCCCTGATGTTCCTCAGCAACCAGGAGAAGCAGACGATCCCCGTCGGCCTCAACAGCCTGATGAGCGCCGACAGCGTCGACCTCGGCGCACTCGCCGCGGGCGGCATCGTCGCGGCCGTACCCGTCGTGATCGTCTTCGCCTTCATCCAGAAGTGGCTGATCACGGGCTTCAGCGCCGGGGCGGTGAAGGGATGA
- a CDS encoding carbohydrate ABC transporter permease, with the protein MAQAAAVAKQPAPPRRRRGSATPRRLPYLLIAPAGLLMLGFIAYPVLSVFYYSLQHYNPTKPWRNGYAGFDNFTRIFTEDPQFWDTLVFSAKWVVVEVGLQLLFGLALALIVNQTFVGRSLGRAMVFSPWAVSGVLTSAIWVLLYNSQTGITRYLADMGIGEYGTSWLSDTSTVFPAAVVADLWRGVPFFAILILADLQSVSKDLYEAAEVDGAGRLRQFLHITLPHLKDAIILSTLLRAVWEFNNVDLLYTLTGGGPAGETTTLPLYIANTSVDAHNFGYASALTTVAFVILLFCSMVYLRLSKFGVGGDK; encoded by the coding sequence ATGGCACAAGCCGCAGCCGTGGCGAAGCAGCCCGCGCCACCGAGGCGGCGCCGTGGCTCGGCGACGCCCCGCAGGCTCCCGTATCTGCTGATCGCCCCGGCGGGACTGCTGATGCTGGGCTTCATCGCCTACCCGGTGCTCAGCGTCTTCTACTACAGCCTGCAGCACTACAACCCCACCAAGCCGTGGCGCAACGGCTACGCGGGCTTCGACAATTTCACCCGCATCTTCACCGAGGACCCGCAGTTCTGGGACACGCTGGTCTTCAGCGCCAAGTGGGTCGTCGTGGAGGTCGGACTCCAGCTGCTGTTCGGCCTGGCCCTCGCGCTGATCGTCAACCAGACCTTCGTGGGCCGCTCGCTCGGCCGCGCCATGGTCTTCTCACCCTGGGCCGTCTCCGGCGTGCTCACCTCCGCGATCTGGGTCCTGCTCTACAACTCCCAGACGGGCATCACCCGTTACCTCGCGGACATGGGCATCGGCGAGTACGGCACCAGTTGGCTCTCCGACACCTCGACGGTCTTCCCCGCGGCGGTGGTCGCGGACCTGTGGCGCGGAGTCCCCTTCTTCGCCATCCTCATCCTCGCCGACCTCCAGTCCGTCTCGAAGGACCTCTACGAGGCCGCCGAGGTCGACGGCGCCGGCCGCCTCAGGCAGTTCCTGCACATCACCCTGCCGCACCTCAAGGACGCGATCATCCTCTCCACCCTGCTGCGCGCGGTGTGGGAGTTCAACAACGTCGACCTGCTCTACACCCTCACCGGCGGCGGACCCGCGGGGGAGACGACGACACTGCCGCTCTACATCGCCAACACCAGCGTCGACGCGCACAACTTCGGCTACGCCTCGGCCCTGACCACCGTCGCGTTCGTCATTCTCCTCTTCTGCTCGATGGTCTATCTGCGGCTGAGCAAGTTCGGAGTGGGTGGGGACAAGTGA